A part of Saimiri boliviensis isolate mSaiBol1 chromosome 11, mSaiBol1.pri, whole genome shotgun sequence genomic DNA contains:
- the WASF2 gene encoding actin-binding protein WASF2 isoform X1, protein MPLVTRNIEPRHLCRQTLPSVRSELECVTNITLANVIRQLGSLSKYAEDIFGELFTQANTFAFRVSSLAERVDRLQVKVTQLDPKEEEVSLQGINTRKAFRSSTIQDQKLFDRNSLPVPVLETYNTCDTPPPLNNLTPYRDDGKEALKFYTDPSYFFDLWKEKMLQDTKDIMKEKRKHRKEKKDNPNRGNVNPRKIKTRKEEWEKMKMGQEFVESKEKLGPSGYPPTLVYQNGSIGCVENVDTSNYPPPPQSDSASSPSPSFSEDNLPPPPAEFSYSVDNQRGSGLAGPKRSSVVSPSHPPPAPPLSSPPGPKPGFAPPPAPPPPPPSMIGIPPPPPPVGFGSPGTPPPPSPPSFPPHPDFAAPPPPPPPPAADYPTLPPPPLSQPTGGAPPPPPPPPPPGPPPPPFTGADGQPAVPPPLSDATKPKSSLPAVSDARSDLLSAIRQGFQLRRVEEQREQEKRDVVGNDVATILSRRIAVEYSDSEDDSSEFDEDDWSD, encoded by the exons ATGCCGTTAGTAACGAGGAACATCGAGCCAAGGCACCTGTGCCGTCAGACGTTGCCTAGCGTTAGAAGCGAGCTGGAATGCGTGACCAACATCACCCTGGCAAATGTCATCCGACAGCTGGGCAGCCTGA GTAAATATGCAGAGGACATTTTTGGAGAGCTCTTTACTCAGGCAAATACCTTTGCCTTTCGGGTAAGCTCCCTTGCTGAGAGGGTTGACCGACTACAAGTTAAAGTCACTCAGCTGGATCCCAAGGAAGAAGAAG TGTCACTACAAGGAATCAACACCCGAAAGGCCTTCAGAAGCTCCACCATTCAAGATCAGAAACTTTTTGACAGAAACTCTCTCCCAGTGCCTGTCTTAGAAACATACAATACCTGTGATACTCCTCCCCCTCTCAACAATCTTACCCCTTACAG GGATGATGGAAAAGAGGCACTCAAATTCTACACAGACCCTTCATACTTCTTTGATCTTTGGAAGGAGAAGATGCTGCAGGACACCAAGGATAtcatgaaagagaagagaaagcataGG aaagaaaagaaagataatccAAATCGAGGGAACGTAAACCCACGTAAAATCAAGACACGTAAggaagagtgggagaaaatgaagATGGGACAAGAATTCGTAGAGTCCAAAGAAAAGCTGGGGCCTTCTGG gtatccacccaccttggtgtACCAGAATGGCAGCATTGGCTGTGTTGAAAATGTGGATACAAGCAACTATCCACCACCACCGCAGTCAGACTCtgcttcttccccttctccttccttctccgaGGACAACTTGCCTCCCCCACCAGCAGAATTCAG TTACTCAGTGGACAACCAAAGAGGATCTGGTTTGGCTGGACCCAAAAGATCCAGTGTGGTCAGCCCAAGCCATCCACCACCAGCTCCTCCTCTAAGCTCTCCACCAGGCCCTAAACCCGGGTTTGCTCCACCACCTGCCCCTCCGCCACCTCCCCCTTCGATGATAGGCATCCCACCTCCACCACCGCCTGTAGGATTTGGGTCTCCAGGGACCCCTCCGCCACCCTCACCCCCATCTTTCCCACCTCACCCTGATTTCGCTgcccctccacctcctcctccaccaccggCAGCTGACTACCCAACTCTGCCACCACCTCCCTTGTCCCAGCCAACAGGAGGagcacctccccctccccctccccctcctcctccggggcctcctcctccccctttcaCTGGTGCAGATGGCCAGCCTGCTGTACCACCACCACTTTCTGATGCCACCAAGCCCAAGTCTTCCTTGCCTGCCGTGAGTGATGCCCGTAGCGACCTACTTTCAGCCATCCGTCAAG GTTTCCAGCTGCGCAGGGTTGAGGAGCAACGGGAACAAGAGAAGCGGGATGTTGTGGGCAATGATGTGGCTACCATCTTGTCTCGTCGAATTGCTGTTGAGTACAGTGACTCAGAAGATGATTCCTCTGAGTTTGATGAGGATGACTGGTCGGATTAA
- the WASF2 gene encoding actin-binding protein WASF2 isoform X2, producing MPLVTRNIEPRHLCRQTLPSVRSELECVTNITLANVIRQLGSLSKYAEDIFGELFTQANTFAFRVSSLAERVDRLQVKVTQLDPKEEEVSLQGINTRKAFRSSTIQDQKLFDRNSLPVPVLETYNTCDTPPPLNNLTPYRDDGKEALKFYTDPSYFFDLWKEKMLQDTKDIMKEKRKHRKEKKDNPNRGNVNPRKIKTRKEEWEKMKMGQEFVESKEKLGPSGYPPTLVYQNGSIGCVENVDTSNYPPPPQSDSASSPSPSFSEDNLPPPPAEFRCGQPGLGFLPSPMLVNVNSLRNRSWCVGGWLNFYSSSLLHAPLILTAGLN from the exons ATGCCGTTAGTAACGAGGAACATCGAGCCAAGGCACCTGTGCCGTCAGACGTTGCCTAGCGTTAGAAGCGAGCTGGAATGCGTGACCAACATCACCCTGGCAAATGTCATCCGACAGCTGGGCAGCCTGA GTAAATATGCAGAGGACATTTTTGGAGAGCTCTTTACTCAGGCAAATACCTTTGCCTTTCGGGTAAGCTCCCTTGCTGAGAGGGTTGACCGACTACAAGTTAAAGTCACTCAGCTGGATCCCAAGGAAGAAGAAG TGTCACTACAAGGAATCAACACCCGAAAGGCCTTCAGAAGCTCCACCATTCAAGATCAGAAACTTTTTGACAGAAACTCTCTCCCAGTGCCTGTCTTAGAAACATACAATACCTGTGATACTCCTCCCCCTCTCAACAATCTTACCCCTTACAG GGATGATGGAAAAGAGGCACTCAAATTCTACACAGACCCTTCATACTTCTTTGATCTTTGGAAGGAGAAGATGCTGCAGGACACCAAGGATAtcatgaaagagaagagaaagcataGG aaagaaaagaaagataatccAAATCGAGGGAACGTAAACCCACGTAAAATCAAGACACGTAAggaagagtgggagaaaatgaagATGGGACAAGAATTCGTAGAGTCCAAAGAAAAGCTGGGGCCTTCTGG gtatccacccaccttggtgtACCAGAATGGCAGCATTGGCTGTGTTGAAAATGTGGATACAAGCAACTATCCACCACCACCGCAGTCAGACTCtgcttcttccccttctccttccttctccgaGGACAACTTGCCTCCCCCACCAGCAGAATTCAG GTGTGGTCAGCCTGGCTTGGGTTTCTTGCCCTCTCCAATGCTGGTGAATGTTAATAGCCTGAGAAACAGATCCTGGTGTGTAGGTGGGTGGTTGAATTTTTATTCCAGTTCTCTCTTGCATGCACCCTTAATCCTGACTGCAGGTTTAAACTGA